The following proteins come from a genomic window of Larimichthys crocea isolate SSNF chromosome XV, L_crocea_2.0, whole genome shotgun sequence:
- the LOC104923882 gene encoding protein pitchfork has product MMNCPPQIGSIQYEIEKKPESKRGYGLCARTAARFPPCSKTGTPSPQQYQPDQSRSRVPPPGKTPFNSNTERFKSLPRTVEDSPGPGNYAHDKATNRKVSWPMCFGGPDWSRLPQPEKLSLRVKLDSEKEFLKHRSRVAYLSLYYED; this is encoded by the exons atgatgaacTGTCCTCCACAGATCGGCAGCATCCAGTATGAGATCGAGAAGAAGCCGGAGAGTAAGAGAGGATACGGGCTGTGTGCGAGGACTGCTGCACGCTTCCCGCCCTGCAGCAAG ACGGGGACTCCGTCTCCACAGCAGTACCAGCCAGATCAAAGCCGGTCCAGAGTCCCCCCTCCTGGCAAAACACCTTTCAACTCGAACACAGAGAGGTTCAAAAGCCTGCCACGTACAGTTGAGGACAGCCCggg CCCCGGGAACTACGCCCACGACAAAGCGACAAACAGGAAAGTGAGCTGGCCAATGTGCTTTGGGGGCCCAGACTGGTCCAGACTGCCTCAGCCGGAGAAGCTGTCGCTCCGGGTGAAG CTGGACAGTGAGAAGGAGTTCCTGAAGCACCGGAGCAGAGTGGCCTACTTGAGTTTGTACTACGAAGACTAA